The Pantoea trifolii nucleotide sequence AGAATACGCATCATCACCGAGTCGATTTTACCGCCCAGATAACCCGCCAATGAGCCATACAACGTGCCCACCAGCACCGCGATCAGCGCAGAGGCGATGCCCACCATCAGCGAGATACGGCCACCAATCGCAACGCGCACCAGCAGATCACGGCCCGAGGAATCGGTGCCAAACCAGTGACCGGAAACGGTATCCGGCGCGGCAGACATCATCGCCCAGTCGGTGTCGTCATATTTAAATTGCGACAACATTGGGGCGAACACCACGAACAGCGTGATCACCAGCAGCACCAGCAGGCTGATAAACGCCGCGCGGTTGTGAATAAAGCGGCGACGCGCATCCTGCCAGAGGCTGCGCCCTTCGACTTCCAGTTTTTCACTGAAGGCATCCAGAGCTTCGCTGTTTTTCTTACTAAACATCATGGGCGAGCTCCATAATCAGTAACGGATTTTCGGATCGATTACGGCGTACAGCACATCAACGATCGCGTTAAACAGAATGGTCAGCACGCCAACCAGAATGGTCAGGCTCATCACCAGCGAGTAGTCACGGTTCAATGCCCCGTTGACGAACAACTGGCCGATGCCCGGTAAACCATAGATGGATTCAATCACCATGGAACCGGTAATGATGCCGACAAACGCCGGCCCCATATAGGAAAGCACCGGCAACATAGCAGGCTTCAGCGCGTGACGCAGCACGATACGGCGCAATGGCAGACCTTTGGCGCGCGCGGTACGGATGAAGTTTGAGTGCATCACTTCAATCATCGAACCACGGGTAATACGCGCGATGCTGGCGATATAGGCCAGCGAGAGCGCCACCATCGGCAGCAACATGTAATTCCATTGGCCGCCGTTCCAGCCGCCGCCTGGCAGCCAGCGTAAGGTAATCGCGAATACCAGCACCAGTAACGGTGCTACGACAAAGCTGGGGATCACCACGCCGGTCATCGCGACCCCCATCACGGCATAATCCCACAAACTGTTCTGCTTTAGGGCGGCGATCACGCCGGCCGTTACGCCCAATACCACGGCAAGGAAGAATGCCGCCAGACCAAGTTTGGCTGATACCGGGAAGGCGTGGCCGACCAGATAATTGACCGAGTAATCTTTGTATTTAAACGAGGGACCAAAGTCGCCATGTGCCAACTGCACCAGATAGCTCAGATACTGTTTGCCAATCGGATCGTTGAGATGGTACTTCGCTTCAATATTCGCCATCACTTCTGGCGACAGAACACGTTCGCCGGTAAATGGACTGCCGGGTGCCAGTCGCATCATAAAGAAAGAGATGGTGATGAGGATAAACAGCGTCGGGATGGCTTCAAGGAGCCGACGCAGGATGAATTTTAACATTGCCGTACCTACCAGGCTGTTGCTTCACAAAGTAAAAAGGCGGTGCCGCAGCACCGCCACTATCGATAGCCTGAGTGCTATTAATGTTTAATGATATACAGGTTTTTATCGACGGTTTTATCCAGCGGATCGTTGCCGGTATAACCGCCCACGTAAGGTTTCACCAAACGCGCATTGACGTAGTAGTAAACCGGCACAATGGTGCTGTCTTTATCCAGAATCTGCTCAGCTTTCTGATAATCCGCTACGCGCGCTTTATCGTCTGTGGCTTTAACCGCATCGTGGATAACTTTATCGAAGTCAGCGCTCTTGTAATGCGAGGTGTTACTGCTGCTGTCAGACAGCATGATGTTCAGGAATGAAGTCGGTTCGTTGTAATCCGCACACCATGCCGCACGAGAGACATCAAAGTTGCCCTGATGACGCGTATCCAGGAAGGTTTTCCACTCCTGGTTTTCCAGCTTGATGTTGACGCCGATGTTTTTCTTCCAGATAGAAGAGGCAGCGATAGCCAGTTTCTTGTGCAGATCGGAGGTGTTGTACAGCAGATTGAAGGTCAGCGGTTTATCCGCAGTGTAACCCGCTTCAGCCAACAGCTTTTTCGCTTCTTCGTTACGCTTGTTCTGATCCCACTTGAACCAATCCGGCGGCAGCAGTTCCATGCCATCGGTGGCTGGCGGGGTGAAGCTGTAAGCCGGTTGCTGACCTTGTGCCAGAACCTTGTTCACCATGATGTCGCGATCCAGACCGAGTTTCAGCGCGGTACGGACGCGTGGATCGGTGAATGGCGCTTTCTGGTTGTTAATTTCGTAGTAATAGGTGCACAAATATGGCTTCACCATCAACTCTTTGCCGTTATCACGCTGCAGTTTTTTGAACAGCTCGATTGGCATGTTGTTGTAGGTAATATCGCTGCCGTTCTCAGAGAAGTAACGGTTAACGTCGCTGACTTCAGAGTTGATTGGCAGGAAGGTAACTTTGTTCAGAACGGTGTGCTCGTTGTCCCAATACTGCGTGTTACGCACCAGCGTTACGCGTTCGTTGATCACGTGGGATTCAAGTTTGAATGCGCCGTTACCAACCCAGTTCTGCGGTTGGGTCCACTGATCGCCAAATTTGTCGATAGCAGGCTTATACACCGGAGACATCACGGAGTTGATCAACAGCTTATAGAAGTACGGTACGGGCTCGCTCAGCGTCACTTCCAGCGTGTGATCGTCGATGGCTTTTACACCCAGCTCGGAAGTTGGCTTTTTACCGGCGATGATGTCGTCAACGTTGACGATGTGACCGTATTGCGGATAGCTGGCGTATGGAGATGCGGTTTT carries:
- the oppB gene encoding oligopeptide ABC transporter permease OppB → MLKFILRRLLEAIPTLFILITISFFMMRLAPGSPFTGERVLSPEVMANIEAKYHLNDPIGKQYLSYLVQLAHGDFGPSFKYKDYSVNYLVGHAFPVSAKLGLAAFFLAVVLGVTAGVIAALKQNSLWDYAVMGVAMTGVVIPSFVVAPLLVLVFAITLRWLPGGGWNGGQWNYMLLPMVALSLAYIASIARITRGSMIEVMHSNFIRTARAKGLPLRRIVLRHALKPAMLPVLSYMGPAFVGIITGSMVIESIYGLPGIGQLFVNGALNRDYSLVMSLTILVGVLTILFNAIVDVLYAVIDPKIRY
- the oppA gene encoding oligopeptide ABC transporter substrate-binding protein OppA, whose amino-acid sequence is MNNITKKSLIAAGVLAAIGALAGNAALAATVPAGVELAAKQELVRGNGDEVQSLDPHKIEGVPEDNIARDLYEGLITSDSDGKPVPGVAESWENKDFKVWTFHLRKNAKWSNGEPVTAQDFVYSWQRLVDPKTASPYASYPQYGHIVNVDDIIAGKKPTSELGVKAIDDHTLEVTLSEPVPYFYKLLINSVMSPVYKPAIDKFGDQWTQPQNWVGNGAFKLESHVINERVTLVRNTQYWDNEHTVLNKVTFLPINSEVSDVNRYFSENGSDITYNNMPIELFKKLQRDNGKELMVKPYLCTYYYEINNQKAPFTDPRVRTALKLGLDRDIMVNKVLAQGQQPAYSFTPPATDGMELLPPDWFKWDQNKRNEEAKKLLAEAGYTADKPLTFNLLYNTSDLHKKLAIAASSIWKKNIGVNIKLENQEWKTFLDTRHQGNFDVSRAAWCADYNEPTSFLNIMLSDSSSNTSHYKSADFDKVIHDAVKATDDKARVADYQKAEQILDKDSTIVPVYYYVNARLVKPYVGGYTGNDPLDKTVDKNLYIIKH